TGCCCCCCCCTGTTCTCCCCATTTGGCAGCGCAAAAGGCTCAAACCCCCATTGACATCTCTTATATAGCAGAATGTTTTCAGCGTCTGCGCAGCAAATATGACATGGTACTTCTTGAAACTGCCGGAGGAATCTTATCTCCCTTGTCTGAAACAGAGACCATGGCTGACATGATAGGTGCTTTGGGGATACCCGCAGTACTACTACTTCCCAATACTCTCGGAGCCATATCTCAAACTCTTTCAGCGGTGGAATCACTCTCCCACCGTGCAATCCCCATAGCAGGAATTATTGTAAAGGAAGGAGATCAACAGCAAGATGCTCTCAATGTTGAAATATCCAAGGACAATATGCGCTATATACACAGTACAACAAAACTCCCCCTGCTAGGACATATGGGATATACCCCGCGTCCCGAGGAGCTTCCTCACACCTATGCCTCTGAATGTAAGACTATTATAGAAAGATTATATGCGTATGATGACTGATAGAGAACTTCTTGCGTACGATCGTACCCATCTGTGGCACCCGTACACCTCTACAACAGCACCGCAGCCAGTGCTTCCTGTGGCAGGTGCAGAAGGCTCAACCCTTATTCTCCGTGATGGAACCCGCCTGATAGACGGCATGTCATCATGGTGGGCTGCTATACACGGATATGGCCATCCCGTACTTGATAAAGCACTTCATGAGCAGGCCGATGCCATGAGCCATGTTATGTTTGGAGGATTAACCCACGAACCGGCTGTTGAACTTGCCAAGGAGCTGGTGGAAATCACCCCACA
The Chitinivibrio alkaliphilus ACht1 DNA segment above includes these coding regions:
- the bioD gene encoding dethiobiotin synthase gives rise to the protein MGHAFAIVAPNTDTGKTQVVAALFHHLQRQKRSSAVMKPVQTGASKNINGEWLAEDLAACYARANQPTPPIPGDHVPYVFAPPCSPHLAAQKAQTPIDISYIAECFQRLRSKYDMVLLETAGGILSPLSETETMADMIGALGIPAVLLLPNTLGAISQTLSAVESLSHRAIPIAGIIVKEGDQQQDALNVEISKDNMRYIHSTTKLPLLGHMGYTPRPEELPHTYASECKTIIERLYAYDD